The following coding sequences are from one Haemophilus haemolyticus window:
- a CDS encoding YceK/YidQ family lipoprotein, whose translation MIKIFVFLTALIALSGCGSVVKLIDPTEKYTAYAGAAYDLEMAQEWGLPILDLPLSFLLDTVLLPYAWAQ comes from the coding sequence ATGATAAAAATCTTTGTTTTTTTAACCGCACTTATCGCTTTATCTGGTTGTGGTTCTGTGGTCAAACTTATCGATCCAACAGAAAAATATACCGCCTATGCAGGGGCTGCTTATGATCTTGAAATGGCGCAAGAATGGGGATTGCCAATCTTAGATTTGCCTCTCTCATTTTTATTAGACACCGTATTACTGCCCTATGCGTGGGCTCAATAA